In a genomic window of Sulfurimonas denitrificans DSM 1251:
- a CDS encoding pyridoxine 5'-phosphate synthase, translated as MKLGVNIDHVAVLREARKVNDPDILNALYVATQNGADQITIHLREDRRHIQDADAYAIMKYSNVGVNLECSINRAILDIVTDLKPHRTTLVPEKREEVTTEGGLDVVGHEDEIAYAIELLHDYLIPVSLFIDPTIEAVEKSKELGAEMVELHTGAFANLYAMLSSSLPHSNHSIKELELPRHELSIRLEKSILAIDEAAKHAKKIGLEVAAGHGLNYHNVHEMMKIAEITELNIGQSIVARSIFSGLGEAVKEMKRLTSR; from the coding sequence ATGAAATTAGGCGTAAACATAGACCATGTAGCGGTTTTAAGAGAAGCTAGAAAAGTAAATGACCCAGACATCTTAAACGCTCTTTATGTTGCCACACAAAACGGAGCAGACCAGATAACTATCCATCTCAGAGAAGATAGAAGACATATACAAGACGCTGATGCGTACGCTATCATGAAATACTCTAACGTAGGTGTAAACCTAGAGTGCTCCATAAACAGAGCTATTTTAGATATCGTAACTGACTTGAAGCCTCACCGCACTACTTTAGTTCCTGAGAAGAGAGAAGAGGTAACAACCGAGGGTGGACTTGATGTTGTAGGGCATGAAGATGAAATAGCTTATGCGATAGAGCTTTTACATGACTATCTTATACCTGTATCACTCTTTATAGACCCAACCATAGAAGCTGTTGAGAAGTCAAAAGAGCTAGGCGCTGAGATGGTTGAGCTTCATACTGGGGCTTTTGCAAATCTCTATGCGATGCTTAGCTCCTCACTTCCGCACTCCAATCACTCCATAAAAGAGTTAGAACTCCCTCGCCATGAGCTTTCCATCAGACTTGAGAAGTCCATCTTAGCAATAGATGAAGCCGCAAAACATGCAAAAAAAATCGGTCTTGAAGTTGCTGCTGGGCATGGACTAAACTACCATAATGTTCATGAGATGATGAAAATAGCTGAGATAACAGAGCTAAATATCGGTCAAAGCATAGTTGCCAGAAGTATATTTAGTGGTTTAGGCGAAGCTGTAAAAGAGATGAAAAGATTAACAAGCCGATGA